TGCTTCGTGAACCAGCGTGCTTCCTCTCAGGCTACGTTTTCTCTTAGTAGCTTTCTTAGTCAGTAAGTGGCTTTTGAAGGCTTTAAACCGCTTAATCTGTCCGTTCCCGCCAACCTTGAAGGTCTTCTTGGCGCGGGAATGTGTTCTTACTTTGGGCATCTTACATCAAATTTGGTCTGCAAAGGTAGGGAAATAATTTCATAAAGCACAGTACCAGATAAATAAATACAGGCAACCGCCAAATGTGGATAACTTTTTTAATA
This window of the Chitinophaga varians genome carries:
- the rpmI gene encoding 50S ribosomal protein L35, which encodes MPKVRTHSRAKKTFKVGGNGQIKRFKAFKSHLLTKKATKRKRSLRGSTLVHEANLNLVKRMLGLR